A region of Rhodanobacteraceae bacterium DNA encodes the following proteins:
- a CDS encoding Multidrug efflux transporter MdtK/NorM (MATE family), producing MTSILALDRARFAREIRATVKLALPLIAGQLSAVGMSAVDVALAGHYNAHTLAAVAVGANVWVLGLVSAVGTMMALSPSVAQLDGARRRHEIGPLFRQALWLAAALSVLLWFGARHSSPLLRLIGVDPALTADVQAFLHALSWGAPGLCGYFAMRGLCEGSSWTRPTMLFGLFGLAVLAPLDWIFIYGKFGVPALGAQGAGIANALALWLQLLAFAAYLKFGKRFRDLELFARMERPDRDAIRHLLWIGVPMAVTLLMEAGLFVISALLISRLGTVAIDGHQIAINVASVTFMLPLGLALAVTVRVGHAAGRGDASAVRYAGYTGLALTLATQAFSAILMLAIPHAIAHIYSGDPRVIALAAQLLILAGIFQFSDGIQVVSNGALRGLKDTRMPMLITAFAYWGVGMPVGAWLAFGAGHGVRGMWVGLIAGLTAAAALLFARWVRQTQGDGWRHLAVAPAEELPPPA from the coding sequence ATGACCTCGATTTTAGCCTTGGATCGCGCACGTTTCGCGCGCGAGATTCGCGCGACGGTGAAGCTGGCGCTGCCGCTGATCGCCGGGCAGTTGTCCGCGGTCGGCATGAGCGCGGTGGACGTCGCGCTGGCCGGGCATTACAACGCGCATACCCTGGCCGCGGTCGCGGTCGGCGCCAACGTGTGGGTGCTGGGGCTGGTCAGCGCGGTCGGGACCATGATGGCCTTATCGCCGTCGGTGGCGCAGCTCGACGGGGCGCGGCGGCGCCACGAGATCGGGCCGCTGTTCCGGCAGGCGCTGTGGCTGGCGGCGGCGCTGTCGGTGCTGCTGTGGTTCGGCGCGCGGCATTCCTCGCCGCTGCTGCGCCTGATCGGCGTCGATCCCGCCCTGACCGCGGACGTGCAGGCGTTCCTGCACGCGCTCAGTTGGGGTGCGCCGGGCCTGTGCGGTTACTTCGCGATGCGCGGGCTGTGCGAGGGTTCGAGCTGGACGCGCCCGACCATGTTGTTCGGCCTGTTCGGTCTCGCGGTGCTGGCGCCGCTGGACTGGATCTTCATCTACGGCAAGTTCGGCGTGCCCGCGCTGGGCGCGCAGGGCGCGGGCATCGCCAACGCGCTGGCGTTGTGGCTGCAATTGCTGGCGTTCGCCGCGTACCTGAAATTCGGCAAGCGTTTTCGCGATCTCGAACTGTTCGCGCGGATGGAACGCCCGGATCGGGATGCCATCCGGCATCTGCTCTGGATCGGTGTGCCAATGGCGGTGACGTTGCTGATGGAAGCCGGCCTGTTCGTGATTTCGGCGTTGCTGATCAGCCGGCTCGGCACCGTCGCGATCGACGGCCACCAGATCGCGATCAACGTGGCGTCGGTGACGTTCATGCTGCCGCTGGGCTTGGCGCTGGCGGTGACCGTGCGGGTCGGCCACGCGGCCGGGCGAGGCGATGCGAGCGCGGTGCGCTACGCGGGTTACACCGGCTTGGCGTTGACGCTGGCGACGCAGGCGTTCTCGGCGATCCTGATGCTGGCGATCCCGCATGCCATCGCGCACATCTATTCGGGCGATCCGCGCGTGATCGCGCTGGCGGCGCAGTTGCTGATCCTGGCCGGCATCTTCCAGTTCTCGGATGGCATCCAGGTGGTATCGAACGGCGCGCTGCGCGGCCTGAAGGACACCCGCATGCCGATGCTGATCACCGCCTTCGCCTACTGGGGCGTCGGCATGCCGGTCGGCGCGTGGCTGGCGTTCGGCGCAGGCCACGGCGTGCGCGGGATGTGGGTGGGCCTGATTGCCGGATTGACCGCGGCGGCGGCGCTGTTGTTCGCGCGCTGGGTGCGGCAGACACAAGGCGACGGCTGGCGGCATCTGGCCGTTGCACCGGCGGAAGAATTACCTCCGCCGGCGTGA